A single window of Sporosarcina sp. FSL W7-1349 DNA harbors:
- a CDS encoding GNAT family N-acetyltransferase: protein MTKDAGIFPVLETKRLVLRKVTKEDANSILKYLSDEEVMKYYGLEPFKSINDALDEISWYQSIQNDKTGIRWGITLKEQGIVIGSCGFHNYVSQHFRAEIGFELSKAQWGKGIATEAVEAIISYGYEHMNFQRLEALIEPPNLSSQKLVEKLGFTREGLLRNYEFTNGKFDDLYMYSLLKQDFDKIKPQYI from the coding sequence ATGACTAAAGATGCTGGTATATTTCCTGTGCTTGAGACTAAAAGATTAGTGTTAAGAAAAGTTACAAAAGAGGATGCGAACAGTATTTTGAAATATCTGTCTGATGAAGAGGTAATGAAATATTATGGACTAGAACCTTTTAAATCAATTAACGATGCGTTAGATGAGATATCATGGTATCAGTCAATACAAAACGACAAAACGGGTATTAGATGGGGAATCACTTTAAAAGAGCAAGGAATTGTTATTGGCAGTTGCGGTTTTCATAACTATGTTTCGCAGCATTTCCGTGCAGAAATAGGCTTTGAATTGAGTAAAGCACAGTGGGGGAAAGGCATAGCAACTGAAGCGGTTGAAGCTATAATAAGTTACGGATATGAACATATGAATTTTCAACGACTAGAAGCATTAATCGAGCCGCCTAATCTCTCATCACAAAAGTTAGTAGAAAAATTAGGTTTTACTAGAGAAGGATTATTAAGGAATTATGAGTTTACAAATGGGAAATTCGATGATTTATATATGTATTCTTTGTTGAAGCAAGACTTTGATAAAATCAAGCCACAGTATATTTAG
- the hprK gene encoding HPr(Ser) kinase/phosphatase, whose translation MITLTVADIVRQFPVEVLVGEDHLHRVLKKTKVRRPGLEFLDKFDFIAKDHVQILGKNEINYLHTLSDEECKLRIQNIVYYDPPCIIITSQQEEPLGLRQFCTEENIPVLRTPDSTTEMSAKLDAYVVKAMAPEIAIHGVCVNVAGIGVLLRGKSGVGKSETAHILIGRGHRLVADDIVVLKKLSPQTLLGTHDEKNKEFLALRSIGLLNVVRLYGRAAFQEETRIALDIELTEWQENSLNNELEVDTKYKTYLDVPVPHIQIQLQPGRDVAGLIEAAANNWYLQQQGYSAAEEFMKRLESEFAKDENKQ comes from the coding sequence GTGATAACATTGACAGTGGCCGATATCGTTCGCCAGTTTCCGGTGGAAGTGCTGGTCGGCGAAGACCATCTACACCGCGTCCTGAAAAAAACGAAGGTGAGACGGCCGGGCCTGGAGTTCTTGGACAAATTTGATTTTATTGCGAAAGATCACGTCCAAATACTCGGAAAGAATGAAATCAATTACTTGCATACGCTTTCCGATGAAGAGTGCAAATTGCGCATTCAAAATATCGTTTATTATGATCCGCCATGCATCATCATCACATCACAGCAGGAGGAGCCGCTCGGGCTTCGCCAGTTTTGTACGGAGGAGAATATCCCGGTTCTTCGGACGCCGGATTCGACAACCGAAATGAGCGCGAAATTGGATGCCTACGTTGTGAAGGCGATGGCACCCGAGATTGCGATCCATGGGGTCTGTGTCAACGTTGCGGGGATCGGTGTTTTATTACGCGGCAAGTCGGGCGTCGGGAAGAGCGAGACAGCCCATATCCTGATCGGGCGGGGGCATCGGCTTGTAGCCGACGATATCGTCGTGTTGAAGAAGCTGAGCCCGCAAACATTGCTCGGTACCCATGATGAAAAAAATAAGGAATTTCTTGCCCTGCGCAGTATCGGACTGCTGAATGTCGTACGGCTCTACGGACGGGCCGCTTTCCAGGAAGAGACCCGCATCGCGCTCGATATCGAGCTGACGGAGTGGCAGGAGAATAGCTTGAACAATGAATTGGAAGTTGATACGAAGTACAAGACATACTTGGATGTGCCTGTTCCGCATATCCAAATCCAATTGCAGCCGGGGCGTGATGTCGCCGGTCTGATTGAGGCAGCCGCAAATAACTGGTATTTGCAGCAGCAAGGCTATAGCGCTGCGGAGGAGTTCATGAAACGGCTGGAGTCGGAATTTGCGAAAGACGAAAACAAGCAATGA
- a CDS encoding nucleobase:cation symporter-2 family protein, protein MKSTLLGFQHLLAMYAGAVLVPLIVGGAIGLDAKQLTYLVSIDILMCGVATFLQIMTNRFVGIGLPVVLGCTFTAVGPMISIGDKYGISSIYGAIIASGLIIVIISKFFGSLVRFFPPVVTGSVVTIIGLTLIPVALNNMGGGMDAPDFGSWQNIALSFGTLLMIVLIYRFTKGFLRSISILLGMVAGTIAGIFMNVVDFAPVKDADLFHMVQPFYLATPTFDLLPIITMTLVAMVSLVESTGVYFALGDICEKDLKQKDLEKGYRAEGLASVIGGIFSAFPYTTFSQNVGLIQMSGVKSRRVIAITAGMLILLGFMPKIAALAIIIPTSVLGGAMVAMFGMVVVQGIKMLSKVVADSQDNAMIIACSVGLGLGVSVVPKLFAGLPESFQILTSNGIVAGSSVAIVLNIIFNMLPSKKRKEREQKEAAVLLAKQEA, encoded by the coding sequence ATGAAATCGACGTTATTAGGATTTCAACATCTTCTCGCGATGTACGCGGGGGCTGTGCTCGTTCCGTTGATCGTCGGGGGGGCTATCGGGTTGGATGCGAAACAATTGACGTATCTCGTGTCCATTGATATTCTCATGTGCGGTGTGGCGACATTCCTTCAGATCATGACGAACCGCTTCGTCGGAATCGGTCTGCCGGTCGTCCTCGGTTGTACATTTACCGCGGTCGGTCCGATGATTTCTATTGGTGATAAATACGGCATTTCCTCTATTTATGGCGCCATCATTGCGTCCGGTTTAATTATCGTCATCATCAGCAAGTTTTTCGGAAGTCTTGTCCGCTTTTTCCCGCCGGTCGTAACGGGTTCTGTCGTGACGATTATCGGGTTGACATTGATCCCGGTCGCTCTCAATAATATGGGCGGCGGCATGGACGCCCCCGATTTCGGTTCATGGCAAAACATCGCTTTGTCATTCGGAACGCTTCTAATGATCGTTTTAATATATCGTTTCACAAAAGGGTTTCTTCGTTCGATCTCCATCTTGCTCGGAATGGTAGCGGGAACGATTGCGGGTATCTTCATGAATGTCGTTGATTTTGCACCGGTAAAAGACGCAGATCTCTTCCATATGGTACAGCCTTTTTACTTGGCGACCCCAACATTCGATCTGCTGCCAATCATTACGATGACTCTCGTTGCCATGGTATCACTTGTCGAATCGACAGGCGTGTATTTCGCACTTGGCGACATTTGTGAAAAAGATCTAAAGCAGAAAGACTTGGAAAAAGGATACCGTGCAGAAGGGTTGGCTTCCGTCATTGGCGGGATTTTCAGTGCTTTCCCGTACACAACTTTCTCCCAGAACGTCGGGTTGATTCAGATGTCGGGTGTGAAATCCCGCAGAGTCATCGCGATTACGGCAGGCATGCTGATTTTGCTTGGTTTCATGCCGAAGATTGCGGCACTTGCCATCATCATCCCTACTTCGGTCCTTGGCGGAGCGATGGTTGCCATGTTCGGAATGGTCGTTGTACAAGGTATTAAGATGTTGAGCAAGGTCGTTGCGGATTCCCAAGACAATGCCATGATCATCGCTTGTTCGGTTGGTCTCGGCCTTGGTGTTTCGGTCGTGCCTAAATTGTTTGCCGGCCTTCCCGAGAGCTTCCAGATTTTAACGAGCAACGGGATTGTTGCGGGCAGTTCGGTGGCCATCGTCCTCAATATCATTTTCAATATGTTGCCTTCCAAAAAGAGGAAGGAAAGAGAACAGAAAGAAGCAGCAGTCCTGTTGGCAAAACAGGAAGCATGA
- a CDS encoding xanthine phosphoribosyltransferase yields the protein MKLLKDRIQQDGNVLSKEVLKVDSFLNHQIDPELMQAIGKEFADRFMDAGITKIVTIESSGIAPSTMAGLYLGVPVIFARKRKSLTLVDDLYTASVRSFTKQETNDISVSKDFLTNEDTVLLIDDFLANGQAALGLLDIVEQAGARLAGVGIVIEKGFQPGGALIREQGIRLESLAIVESLENGQVTFAEEVPSR from the coding sequence GTGAAGTTGTTGAAAGACAGAATTCAGCAGGATGGTAACGTGTTGTCGAAAGAAGTGCTGAAAGTGGATTCGTTTTTGAATCATCAGATCGATCCGGAACTGATGCAGGCGATCGGGAAGGAATTTGCGGACCGGTTCATGGACGCGGGGATCACTAAAATCGTAACGATTGAATCATCGGGGATTGCACCATCCACGATGGCAGGGCTGTATCTTGGCGTGCCGGTCATCTTTGCAAGGAAGCGAAAGTCCTTGACATTGGTGGACGATTTGTACACGGCAAGCGTCCGTTCATTCACGAAGCAAGAGACGAATGACATTTCTGTCTCGAAAGACTTTTTGACGAATGAGGATACGGTATTGTTGATTGACGATTTTTTGGCAAACGGCCAGGCGGCGCTTGGCTTGCTGGATATCGTGGAACAGGCAGGGGCCCGGTTGGCGGGTGTCGGCATTGTCATCGAGAAAGGATTCCAACCGGGCGGTGCGCTCATTCGCGAGCAGGGGATCCGGCTGGAGTCATTGGCCATTGTGGAATCGCTTGAGAATGGACAAGTGACATTTGCTGAGGAGGTACCATCTCGATGA
- a CDS encoding CynX/NimT family MFS transporter: MKQNTAQHTTRKLQFPGHLWLLIIGIVCIASTLRSPLTSVGPIIEQIREGTGISNLLAGFLTTIPLLAFAIISPFVPKLSRRFGLEKALFFSLCLLLSGTIIRSLGATPSLLIGTFLIGIAIAFGNVLLPSLLKLSFPLHVGLMTGIYSMSMNISATLASGVAVPIATETTFGWQGALGVWGVLAFIAVIVWLPQLRSKDNVAVPATNKTIGKDTPLWRSPIAWSVTFFMGLQSLLFYTTSAWIPEVLKSDGMSANRAGWMLSLLQFSQMPMTFIIPILADRVKSQRTIVLGVVLLFVLGYGGVLVGGTAFTPLWMILIGIAGGAAFGLAMMFFTLRTHTPQQAAELSGMAQSLGYALAAVGPVLFGSLHDLSGNWTTPMIILFVAIALLLVSGLQAGKNVFAFPRDSE, from the coding sequence TTGAAACAGAACACCGCTCAACATACCACTCGAAAATTACAATTTCCGGGCCATCTATGGCTTTTGATCATCGGCATCGTCTGCATTGCATCCACATTGCGATCTCCGTTGACTTCAGTCGGCCCCATTATCGAGCAGATCCGGGAAGGCACCGGGATTTCCAACCTATTGGCAGGATTCCTGACGACCATCCCGCTTCTTGCTTTTGCCATCATCTCACCGTTTGTCCCGAAACTTTCCAGACGGTTCGGCTTGGAAAAGGCATTGTTCTTTTCGCTTTGCCTCTTATTATCCGGCACTATCATCCGTTCTCTCGGAGCTACTCCCTCATTGTTGATCGGGACATTCCTGATTGGGATCGCCATCGCATTCGGGAATGTGTTGCTGCCAAGTTTGTTGAAACTGAGCTTTCCGCTGCATGTCGGGTTGATGACCGGAATCTACTCGATGTCCATGAACATCTCAGCCACGCTCGCTTCCGGTGTAGCCGTCCCAATCGCGACTGAGACAACGTTCGGATGGCAAGGGGCGTTGGGGGTGTGGGGCGTTTTAGCGTTCATCGCCGTTATCGTGTGGCTTCCCCAATTACGGAGCAAAGACAATGTGGCCGTTCCGGCAACGAATAAGACAATCGGCAAGGACACGCCCCTCTGGCGTTCTCCGATTGCCTGGAGCGTCACTTTTTTCATGGGCTTGCAATCATTGTTATTTTATACGACATCCGCTTGGATACCGGAAGTATTGAAGTCGGATGGCATGTCAGCAAATCGCGCGGGGTGGATGTTGTCGCTTCTGCAATTCTCCCAAATGCCGATGACATTCATCATCCCGATTTTGGCAGATAGGGTGAAGAGCCAGAGAACAATCGTGCTAGGAGTCGTGCTTTTGTTTGTACTCGGTTATGGCGGGGTACTAGTCGGCGGGACAGCGTTCACTCCCTTATGGATGATCCTGATCGGGATAGCCGGCGGAGCTGCATTCGGGCTGGCGATGATGTTCTTCACGTTGCGCACCCATACACCGCAGCAAGCGGCCGAGCTGTCGGGGATGGCGCAATCACTCGGCTACGCGCTGGCAGCGGTCGGCCCCGTCCTATTCGGGTCCTTGCATGACCTATCGGGAAATTGGACAACCCCGATGATCATTTTATTCGTTGCGATTGCTCTGCTATTAGTCAGCGGATTACAAGCTGGGAAAAATGTCTTCGCTTTTCCGCGGGATAGTGAGTAA
- a CDS encoding IS3 family transposase (programmed frameshift) — translation MSKIIFNEHQRRILEANPNVKSVSDRSIQYNPEFKLLAVKENQGGKGPSQIFIENGFDLEMIGTKKAKESLSRWRRTYKLHGEEGFFEERRGKGSTGRPSTKGLSPEKKLEKAEARIKYLEAEVELFKKARRTRKAGEEVILTSAEKYQVINEVIRKFQLKGFTAHLCRVAKVHRSGYYAWLEKSESHAVREENDYQDYLLLKCVYDAFKGKIGYRGLYMTLEGLLETPMNHKKILRLMRKFNLFTKIRRKNPYRNIAQATQEHRTVPNHLNRQFTQDEPGKIFVTDITYLQMKTGQTAYLSCVKDIASREIIAYELSVSLSMGIVYRTLRKLKEALDGNVHPEAMIHSDQGFHYTHPEYQARVKAMQLTQSMSRRGNCLDNAPIESFFGHFKDDVDYKEASSLLELKIMIDEYMGHYNCTRKQWDLKKMTPEQYRSHLLAA, via the exons ATGAGTAAAATAATCTTCAATGAACACCAACGTAGAATATTAGAAGCTAATCCTAATGTGAAATCAGTTTCTGATCGTTCGATCCAATACAATCCCGAATTCAAATTGTTAGCTGTCAAAGAGAATCAGGGCGGTAAAGGTCCTTCTCAAATTTTTATTGAAAATGGATTTGACTTAGAAATGATTGGTACGAAGAAAGCTAAAGAATCTCTTAGTCGTTGGAGAAGAACCTATAAGCTTCACGGTGAAGAGGGATTTTTTGAGGAACGCCGTGGAAAAGGAAGTACTGGACGTCCATCAACTAAAGGATTATCTCCTGAGAAAAAACTTGAAAAAGCTGAAGCACGAATTAAATATCTTGAAGCTGAGGTCGAGTTGT TTAAAAAAGCTAGAAGAACTAGAAAGGCAGGCGAAGAAGTAATACTGACATCAGCTGAGAAATATCAGGTTATTAATGAAGTGATTCGCAAGTTTCAATTAAAGGGATTCACAGCGCACCTGTGCAGAGTGGCAAAAGTACATCGAAGTGGTTACTATGCATGGCTAGAAAAATCGGAGAGTCATGCCGTCCGCGAGGAAAACGACTATCAAGATTACCTGTTACTTAAATGTGTTTATGATGCATTCAAAGGGAAAATCGGCTATCGAGGCCTCTATATGACGCTAGAGGGATTACTGGAGACCCCTATGAATCATAAGAAGATCCTTCGTTTAATGCGTAAGTTTAATCTCTTTACCAAAATACGAAGAAAAAATCCTTATAGAAATATAGCTCAGGCTACTCAAGAACACCGTACGGTGCCAAACCACTTGAATCGACAATTCACTCAAGATGAACCAGGCAAAATCTTCGTCACAGACATTACTTATCTCCAAATGAAAACTGGACAAACTGCTTATCTTTCCTGTGTAAAGGATATAGCTAGCCGTGAAATAATCGCTTATGAACTTTCAGTAAGCTTAAGTATGGGTATTGTATATCGAACCTTACGTAAGCTTAAGGAAGCATTAGACGGAAATGTCCATCCAGAAGCAATGATTCATTCTGATCAAGGTTTTCACTATACACACCCAGAATACCAAGCACGTGTGAAAGCAATGCAACTCACACAGTCCATGTCCCGAAGGGGGAATTGTTTGGACAACGCACCTATCGAATCATTTTTTGGTCATTTTAAGGACGATGTAGACTACAAGGAAGCATCCAGTCTGTTAGAGCTGAAAATAATGATAGATGAATATATGGGTCACTACAACTGCACACGCAAACAATGGGATTTAAAAAAGATGACTCCGGAACAATACCGAAGTCATCTCTTAGCTGCCTAG
- a CDS encoding exodeoxyribonuclease III gives MKLVSWNVNGLRACVRKGFLEYFEAMDADIFCVQETKLQEGQIDLQLDGYHQYWNYAEKKGYSGTAVFTKEKPLSVRYGVGELEEESEGRILTLEFPRFYLVNIYAPNAQRDLARLPFRLEWEERMRQHLTELDRRKPVILCGDLNVAHQEIDIRNVKSNIGNSGFTFEERGKMTMLLAEGFIDTFRHFNPERTEAYTWWSYMSKVRERNIGWRIDYFLASERLAPYLLAAHIHSHVMGSDHCPIVLEMDLSKQETTGDKEPRTYDISHV, from the coding sequence ATGAAGTTGGTATCATGGAATGTCAATGGCCTGCGGGCGTGTGTGCGCAAAGGGTTCCTCGAATATTTTGAAGCGATGGACGCCGATATTTTCTGCGTGCAAGAGACGAAATTGCAGGAAGGCCAGATCGATTTGCAACTTGATGGTTACCATCAATATTGGAACTACGCGGAGAAGAAAGGATACTCGGGAACGGCGGTTTTTACAAAAGAGAAGCCCCTTTCCGTTCGATATGGGGTCGGGGAGTTGGAGGAGGAGTCGGAAGGCCGGATTTTGACGCTCGAATTCCCTCGATTTTATTTGGTAAATATTTATGCACCGAATGCGCAACGGGATTTGGCGCGCCTCCCTTTCCGGTTGGAGTGGGAAGAACGGATGCGGCAGCATTTGACGGAATTGGATCGCCGCAAGCCGGTCATTCTCTGTGGCGATCTGAATGTTGCCCACCAGGAAATCGATATCCGGAATGTCAAATCGAATATCGGCAACTCCGGTTTCACTTTTGAAGAACGGGGAAAAATGACGATGCTGCTGGCGGAAGGTTTCATTGACACATTCCGGCATTTCAATCCCGAGCGGACGGAGGCTTACACGTGGTGGTCCTATATGTCGAAAGTGCGGGAGCGCAATATCGGATGGCGGATCGATTATTTCCTTGCGTCCGAAAGACTCGCGCCCTATTTGCTAGCTGCGCATATCCATTCACATGTCATGGGCAGCGACCATTGTCCGATCGTGTTGGAGATGGATCTTTCCAAGCAAGAGACAACAGGTGACAAAGAACCGAGAACTTACGATATTTCTCATGTTTGA
- a CDS encoding NAD(P)/FAD-dependent oxidoreductase gives MKRFIVVGGGILGASTAYHLARAGEDVLLVDRQDAGQGTDAAAGIICPWLSQRRNKAWYALAKNGAAYYASLIARLEEDGETDTGYKRVGAVSLHTDEVKLAKMEERARLRRENAPEVGDIRQLSAESTVELFPPVASNYRSVHISGAARVNGRELRNALVRAAKKHGARVLAGDARLLSDGKRITGVEVGQEEIPADTVIITAGAWAAELLEPIGVRLQVKGQKAQIVHLQLENFETTGWPVVMPPNDQYIVAFDGGRIVMGATHEDDREFDLRVTAGGVAEVLQKALSVAPGLADGEFAEVRVGYRPFTPDFLPVIGDVPGTAGLFLANGLGASGLTVGPFLGGQLAKLVTEGSGSLDIDLDLYAVAKAILL, from the coding sequence TTGAAACGTTTCATCGTAGTCGGGGGAGGGATCCTTGGAGCTTCCACCGCGTATCATTTAGCGAGGGCGGGGGAGGATGTGCTCCTCGTGGATCGGCAGGACGCTGGCCAGGGAACGGATGCCGCAGCAGGGATCATTTGCCCCTGGCTCTCCCAGCGACGCAACAAAGCATGGTATGCCCTTGCCAAAAATGGGGCGGCCTATTATGCGTCGTTAATCGCTCGATTGGAAGAAGATGGCGAGACGGATACCGGCTATAAGCGGGTCGGGGCCGTCAGCCTCCATACGGATGAAGTGAAATTGGCGAAAATGGAGGAGCGGGCCCGGTTGAGGCGGGAGAATGCGCCCGAAGTGGGGGATATCCGTCAGCTGTCGGCTGAATCCACGGTGGAGCTTTTTCCTCCGGTTGCATCAAATTACCGCTCTGTCCATATAAGCGGCGCAGCCCGGGTGAATGGCCGTGAATTGCGGAATGCTCTTGTCCGTGCGGCGAAGAAGCACGGGGCTCGCGTTTTGGCAGGGGACGCCCGGCTGCTGTCGGATGGCAAGCGGATTACCGGCGTCGAAGTCGGGCAGGAAGAGATTCCGGCTGATACGGTTATTATCACGGCTGGTGCATGGGCTGCGGAACTGTTGGAGCCGATCGGTGTTCGCCTGCAAGTGAAGGGTCAGAAAGCGCAGATTGTCCACTTGCAACTGGAGAATTTCGAAACAACCGGATGGCCAGTCGTGATGCCGCCAAATGATCAATACATCGTGGCGTTTGACGGGGGGCGGATTGTCATGGGGGCGACGCATGAAGATGATCGGGAATTCGACTTGCGGGTGACCGCAGGCGGAGTAGCGGAAGTCTTGCAGAAAGCGTTGTCGGTTGCACCAGGCCTTGCTGACGGAGAATTTGCTGAAGTACGCGTCGGATACCGCCCGTTCACCCCTGATTTCCTCCCCGTCATCGGTGACGTGCCTGGGACAGCGGGTCTGTTTTTGGCAAATGGTCTTGGGGCTTCCGGATTGACGGTTGGCCCGTTTTTAGGCGGGCAGCTGGCCAAACTCGTGACGGAAGGATCTGGATCATTGGACATCGATCTTGATTTATATGCGGTAGCAAAGGCAATTTTATTATAA
- a CDS encoding bifunctional diguanylate cyclase/phosphodiesterase yields the protein MIHDQTGNIPGIQEADRNEKELEFSTKRDLENLKRALDKSSIVAITDKKGVIRYVNSQFCKISGYTRSELIGATHRIINSNYHPPEFFKELWKVIGSGSVWRGEIRNRAKDGSHYWVQTVIIPFLDEEGLPYQYVSIRNDITKRVEAEQKLKENEERFFLVAENVSDLIGIFNRDGRFDYLSPSVETLFALDLESMMKTKLKDWMPEEDWVMLQQEMKEISDHLKKISKMEFRIVQTDGTPLLLETTINPIHDKDGKVSQYAFVARDITERKKEDELIHQLAYYDSLTELPNRWLFVERLLEELRKAHRDGLRVAVMIVDLDRFKMINDSWGHETGDLLLRKAAGRIKESLRENDLVARLGGDEFTILLPGILDDSFVVQIAERIQQSFQQPMQLINHCLTISCSIGYSISNPDSADDFSSLLSQAAAALDTVKDGRRGEYAAFTPEMKAKSNERTLLESELRKAIEEDQFILHYQPKVNFARMELIGVEALVRWEHPELGIISPAKFIPLAEETGMIIRLGEWVMQEACRQMEEWMQAGLPIHRISVNVSMKQLFQLHFAQMVQTILEETGLVPSLLEIEVTESAFMDVHNASTILEKVRGLGVHITIDDFGKGYSSFSYLKELPVDTLKIDKLFIDGIDQDKDSKAIVKAILTIAETLDMRVVAEGIETVGQAAELLTIGCDCGQGFLFSKPLSEPDLRKFLEDGFKPEGWH from the coding sequence ATGATACATGATCAGACCGGCAATATTCCAGGAATCCAAGAAGCGGATCGAAATGAAAAGGAACTTGAGTTTTCCACGAAACGAGATTTGGAGAATCTCAAAAGAGCTTTGGACAAGTCTTCTATTGTTGCAATCACCGATAAGAAAGGCGTAATCCGATATGTCAATAGCCAGTTTTGCAAAATATCTGGTTATACACGGTCGGAATTGATTGGCGCCACCCATCGCATCATCAATTCGAATTATCATCCGCCGGAATTTTTCAAGGAACTTTGGAAAGTCATCGGATCGGGAAGTGTATGGCGTGGGGAAATTAGGAATCGGGCAAAAGACGGATCGCATTATTGGGTCCAGACAGTCATCATCCCTTTTTTGGATGAAGAGGGCTTACCGTATCAATATGTCTCGATCCGGAATGATATTACGAAACGGGTCGAAGCCGAACAAAAGCTCAAAGAAAATGAAGAACGTTTTTTCCTCGTCGCGGAAAACGTTTCGGATCTGATCGGCATCTTCAACCGGGATGGCCGGTTTGACTACTTATCTCCATCGGTTGAAACATTATTCGCTCTCGATTTGGAATCGATGATGAAGACGAAACTGAAAGATTGGATGCCTGAAGAGGACTGGGTGATGCTTCAACAGGAGATGAAGGAAATTTCCGACCATCTGAAGAAGATTTCCAAAATGGAGTTTCGCATCGTGCAGACCGACGGAACACCCCTCCTGTTAGAGACGACCATCAATCCGATTCATGATAAAGATGGGAAGGTGTCCCAATATGCTTTCGTGGCAAGGGATATCACGGAACGGAAAAAAGAGGATGAACTGATCCACCAGCTTGCCTATTATGACTCGCTGACCGAGTTGCCGAATCGGTGGCTGTTTGTGGAACGTCTTCTGGAAGAACTTCGGAAAGCGCATCGGGATGGCCTCCGTGTTGCCGTCATGATCGTCGATTTGGACCGATTCAAAATGATCAATGATTCGTGGGGACATGAGACGGGGGATTTGCTCTTGCGGAAGGCGGCCGGCCGCATCAAGGAGTCTTTACGGGAAAATGATCTTGTTGCACGGTTGGGGGGCGACGAATTCACAATTCTCCTTCCAGGCATTTTGGATGATTCCTTCGTCGTTCAAATTGCGGAAAGGATCCAACAGAGCTTCCAACAACCGATGCAACTCATCAACCATTGTCTTACCATTTCTTGCAGTATCGGCTATTCGATTTCTAACCCGGATAGTGCGGATGATTTCAGCTCCCTTTTATCCCAAGCCGCTGCCGCTCTCGATACAGTGAAAGATGGCCGGCGTGGAGAATATGCCGCTTTCACTCCGGAAATGAAGGCGAAGTCGAATGAGCGTACTTTGTTGGAAAGTGAGTTGCGGAAGGCGATTGAGGAAGACCAATTCATTCTTCACTATCAACCGAAAGTGAATTTTGCCCGGATGGAACTGATCGGAGTCGAGGCTTTGGTCCGTTGGGAACATCCGGAGCTCGGCATTATTTCGCCTGCGAAATTCATTCCTCTGGCGGAAGAAACCGGAATGATCATCCGATTGGGTGAATGGGTCATGCAGGAAGCATGCCGCCAAATGGAGGAATGGATGCAAGCGGGACTGCCGATTCACCGGATTTCCGTCAATGTTTCCATGAAGCAGTTGTTTCAACTCCATTTTGCCCAAATGGTCCAGACGATTTTGGAAGAAACCGGATTAGTTCCGAGCTTGCTGGAAATCGAAGTGACCGAAAGCGCGTTCATGGATGTGCACAATGCTTCGACGATCTTGGAAAAGGTGCGGGGGCTTGGAGTCCATATTACAATAGATGATTTCGGAAAAGGGTATAGCTCATTCAGTTATTTGAAGGAATTGCCAGTGGATACGTTGAAAATTGATAAATTATTCATCGATGGAATCGACCAGGATAAAGATAGCAAAGCGATCGTAAAGGCGATTTTGACGATTGCAGAGACTCTAGATATGCGAGTGGTCGCGGAGGGAATCGAAACGGTGGGGCAAGCGGCCGAACTGTTGACGATCGGCTGTGATTGCGGCCAGGGGTTTTTATTCAGCAAACCGCTATCCGAGCCTGATTTACGAAAGTTTTTGGAAGACGGATTTAAACCGGAGGGGTGGCATTGA